TGATCCTTTTCTTCCAGCGCGCCGAAAGGACAGATACTGATTAGCTCCTGGATATTTCCGACTTTATCTTGATTTATAATTAACTTACCCATTGTTGGCTCCTCCTTATTAAGCGAACTTTAATTCCTTCAGTTTGTTTAGCAGCTTGGTGGTCAGCTCATTGCCGTCTCCGGTCCAGACTTCCCTATGGGTATTCACCTCTGGAGGAAAGATTCTTTGCACTTGCGTTGGAGAGCCATTCAAACCATAGTGCTTCTCGTCCTGATCTTCCAAATCAGCTAAGGTGATCACTCTGATTTCCCGATCTTTCGTTTCCTGCTTTTTCACATAAGAAGGCAATCTGGGAATATAGATGTCTTTATCCACTGCAAGCAAACAGGGATATTGAATCTCAGCGATTTCCAAGTCGTGGGTCATATCCATTTCGACGATCATAGAACCCGATTTTAATTCTACGATTTTCGAAACATTGGATAGACTGGGAATATCAAGCCATTCTGCCACTTCCGGCCCTACTTGCGCAGTATCACCGTCAGTAGTCTGTTTTCCGCATAAGATCAGATCAAACGTGCCGGTCTTTTGAATTCCCTGAGAGATGGTATAACTGGTGGCCAAAACATCTGCTCCTCCAAATTTTCTATCTGAGATTAAAACACCATGATCTACCCCCATCGCAAAGGCTTCCCGAATGACTCCCGCAGCCTGATTTGGCCCCATGGTCATAGCGGTAATGGTGCCGCCTAATTGCTCTTTCATGCGCAGCGCAGTTTCAATGGCATACAAATCATATGGATTCATTTTGGATTCTACGCCGTTTCTTTTCAGAACGCCGGTTACTGGGTCTACCTCAACCTTATTGCTGTCAGGCACCTGTTTGATGCATACTAAAATGTTCATATTGAACTCCTCTCCTCCATTCATGTCGTATTATTTTATATCTATCATTTGATTGATTGTCGATGTGTTGTATTACAAGAAAAATCTCGATCCGATAAAGGTCAGAACTCCTACTGAAAGGACAAATATCACGAAATATTTAATGGTTCCTCTCAGAAGTTCGTTTTCTTTTCCCTCTAATTTTACTGCTGCAACTGCAACGGCTATGCTCTGTGGTGAAATCATCTTCGCCATAACTGCGCCGGCGGTGTTGGAGGCAGTTATCCATGCCTGATTTAATCCAAGCGCTGTAGAAGTCTCAAATTGAAGTCCTCCAAACAATACGCTGGCCGAAGTGCCGCTTCCCGTTACGAAGGTACCGATGGAACCTAAAAACGGTGCAAATAACGGATAGAAAACCCCGGTGTACACAAACACCTCAGAGATAGAAGCGATCATGCCGCTGTAACCCATCAGCTTTGCGGTAGCCATAATGGCAATGATTGTGATCACGGTTTTCATCATTTGACGTATGGTATTGATAAGGACAGTAATCAGTTCACCAAACCGCATTCCCTGGATTGCCCCACCGATAAACGCGGCTAGTAAAATCCACAGGACAGGTGTACCCAGCCAGGAAAACGTATAGGGCGTGCCTCCTGCACCGGTATAAATATCTACGCTTGTTTTCACTGTCGCAAGGAGTGCATTAAGCGGCGCAATTAATTTTGAAGTTCCAAGAAGAAAAAAGAAGATCAGGATAAAAGGACTCCAAGCGATCAAAGCATCTTTTCTTGATACAGGTTCCGCTTTTCTGCCTTCCAGCAGATACTCCTGAGGAACTTCACCGCGATAAAAGAGTTTGGCTGACAGGATCGTAGCTGCCATAGAGCAGACAGAACCGATTACTACAGCGAGCTCAGCCCCAAGGTATCTTGCAACCAGATATTCTGGAACCAAGAACGCGAATCCTGAGATTAACGTGATCAAGAAAATCCCTTTCAATGGATTTTTTGATTTGCCGGTTTTTAATTTTCCTGTTAAATAGACTAATATAAAGGGTGTAATTACGATGAAGATTGCCAAAAGAGTAACTGTATTTGTGGACAGTTCAATCACATTAAGCCCGGTAATTTTTGATAATGTTGTGGTAGGAATACCGATTGATCCAAAGGCTGTGGGCGTTGCATTTGCAATCAGACAGACGATAGCTGCGAATACAGGATTAAATCCAAGTCCCCATAACATGCTTGCTGGGATGGCTACTGCAGTACCGAAGCCTGCCATTCCTTCCATGAAGCCTCCAAAGCCCCATGCGATGATCAATACCAAAATTCGTTTGTCCATGGTCACGTTACCAAGCATTTTTTTGATGGTTTCCATTTTGCCGGTGGCAACACAGACATTGTAAGTAAAGATGGCCGCAATAATAACCGTGACAATGGGCCAAAGTGCAAGGGCAGCCCCTTCCGTAACAGCACGAAGGCTGTCAGTAATGGGCATTTTCCAGATAAACACGGCAAGTGCGTATGCGATTGCCAGAGCGATGGAACAAGCTTTAAATCCAGGAGTTTTTAAAGCGGTCAGAGCGATAATAAGCCAAATAATCGGTAATAAAGCCAAAATAAATTCCAAAATCATTTTCACACCTTCTCCATTCTGCCTGTCGTTTGAGAATCAAGAACAAAGTTACGCGTTTCACCTTTGCTCTCTTGAAAGAATAGGGTTATAATTGGTACTACCAATTTTTAGCTTCTAAAAAATGGTGCTGCAAAACAGTTAGCTTTACGACACCGATTCCTTGTCAAAATAGTCCAAATTGGTAGTACCACTTTGTGGCTTTATTATATTTACATGAAACGTTCCTGTCAACAATAGTCTTTTTTTTAACACAATACTTTATGTTAATTGCTTCTCAATCTCTGTTTTTCAACGTTTCATACTCATCTCGATTTAATTTTAAATCGATGACTCCAAAATGTTTGTTAATAGATTCATAAGCCAGATTTTTATCCCGTTCGATCAGGCTTTCAACCATTCCAAGGTGTGCTTCTTTCAAAATCGCTCTGGTATCTTCCTGACTCAGGATCTCCCTTCTCAGATCAACAATAAACTTATCCAAAACTTCAGACAATGCTTGCAGAATATTGATGATCAATGTATTTTTCGATGCCAAGGCGATATTATAGTGCATCCTCTTATCCAGAATAACATTATT
This genomic window from Clostridiales bacterium contains:
- a CDS encoding electron transfer flavoprotein subunit beta/FixA family protein; the encoded protein is MNILVCIKQVPDSNKVEVDPVTGVLKRNGVESKMNPYDLYAIETALRMKEQLGGTITAMTMGPNQAAGVIREAFAMGVDHGVLISDRKFGGADVLATSYTISQGIQKTGTFDLILCGKQTTDGDTAQVGPEVAEWLDIPSLSNVSKIVELKSGSMIVEMDMTHDLEIAEIQYPCLLAVDKDIYIPRLPSYVKKQETKDREIRVITLADLEDQDEKHYGLNGSPTQVQRIFPPEVNTHREVWTGDGNELTTKLLNKLKELKFA
- a CDS encoding L-lactate permease, whose product is MILEFILALLPIIWLIIALTALKTPGFKACSIALAIAYALAVFIWKMPITDSLRAVTEGAALALWPIVTVIIAAIFTYNVCVATGKMETIKKMLGNVTMDKRILVLIIAWGFGGFMEGMAGFGTAVAIPASMLWGLGFNPVFAAIVCLIANATPTAFGSIGIPTTTLSKITGLNVIELSTNTVTLLAIFIVITPFILVYLTGKLKTGKSKNPLKGIFLITLISGFAFLVPEYLVARYLGAELAVVIGSVCSMAATILSAKLFYRGEVPQEYLLEGRKAEPVSRKDALIAWSPFILIFFFLLGTSKLIAPLNALLATVKTSVDIYTGAGGTPYTFSWLGTPVLWILLAAFIGGAIQGMRFGELITVLINTIRQMMKTVITIIAIMATAKLMGYSGMIASISEVFVYTGVFYPLFAPFLGSIGTFVTGSGTSASVLFGGLQFETSTALGLNQAWITASNTAGAVMAKMISPQSIAVAVAAVKLEGKENELLRGTIKYFVIFVLSVGVLTFIGSRFFL